Proteins encoded together in one Nitrospirota bacterium window:
- a CDS encoding multicopper oxidase domain-containing protein: protein MIIHKVRGCVLTRMLGAIAAIALIGVPLASAENSSQPGQPSSPHVAMNHQLPGWAEKLKGQTIVEDAMGGKPTRAAMVEQQHQRIMEHMAQDPQMQGVNTGMYNTSSMMHQYGAGGQDMLLVSDPRVEPVAMTGGGKCPATAPVKQYNISTINVEITLNQWLDFYPGYMYVLDEDLDKVRAEEAKNKEAREKDGFDPGAVIPGVQAQWIQPLVFRGNQGDCIKIKLSNKLEEGSGPVSLHIHGSSMVVSATGAAATTTNPDSVVEEKKTGEFEWYLHPNIQEGVRQFHTYAQDRELTVMGLFGAFVVEPRGSSYLEPLGAGDPTPASSGWQTIIKNGTGPDFREFVLIYHEIGDEAFRPLNKKGDFLPQRDPLTDTYRPGGRAINYRSEPFGINNMHLQHEYFGFEDESMGYSSYTFGDPSPTIPRSYIGDPAKFRLVHGGSEVFHSHHPHGGTIRWPRSPRAIDDMNLWATAGNGPVKYPVIRAKTDRVDVEVIGPSEALDLETECGSGLCQQLAGDFLFHCHVAHHYVSGMWGYWRVYNTIQQGDLRNDVMPDLRELPDRKGRIRTPISSDKLIGQTVDWFGKAFRIIDKGKSNWATNPAVITIKDWVEMQMPTMGKPGHKDDEKGQLVSYDATVLDWAWEGNRAMSEKESTTDNPKYKSTHPGKRHPIMFEPLTGKVAWPHLTPHFGKRVMFSPNHSGAPWLEMIRREVNGDESIDQAKPGENGVWSLCPENAGRKDYNVHFIKLPIKIAKAQGKEPPVIDPNGLIYVLHEEEAAIRANDDLKYPLVVRGNIYDCVDWTLTSEWDDDDFTNFQSSKINTHWHFLQFDNQASDGVITGFSYEQSVRPFTMLEKKNKKGLPLPMNTVLTAPVKKGAASITVKNAGQYHVGTLILVGADNVKGNEIARIKSIKGSTIALTKGLKNDHPANDIVTVEFVRQRFWVDADVGTVFWHDHAFGATTWPHGGFGTFIAEPVGSTYHDPKTGKPIRSGPIADIRTVEPVGYGVNNSFRELMVQVHDTVPHTVNIVTAGNPPGQPIEVALEAGKTVSFMMPEKIYMTPMPFLNGGTHTTGSGLNFRAGPIAQRLATNPDVSQAFNSQIHGDPYTPLLRAYVGDTMVFRLLHTLMNETMTWTLAGHTFLSERYAGDANRKNSMHVGIAERYDLVVPQAGGPRLQAGDYIHFNGRSSKLSEGAWGILRVYDKEQADLKKLPAGFSNKGEIPKALPVCPADAPVKTFNVVALDYPAMKFNAKAPDAIEVDFERTIQISNPEAKIYALEEDTAKVASGAHPMPLTLRVNIGDCVKVNLKNKMKEGKASFSAIGLAFDPKDSMGANVGNNQGDQTIAPGAERTYTYYADPFNGETTSLVWDWGNVMTNPRNGLFGAVVVGPKGSKYRDPKTGADLTNKNAWAADVIIDRSVPGNEMRANYRDVALFFQDEDNIIGTSFMPYVQNVAGLTGVNYRSEPYKYREEQGCSLGKMFQPCKVGKPEDPSTPVIEAHSGDPVRIHVIGASNEQNGMFSVEKHEWPIEPFMRGADLISVVEFAGSEVLDAFLPSAGGPYRLPGDYVYSNQRLPYSQSGQWGYVRVLPSGDTRLLPLTGAGASMKSASVEPPVQVIPVAAK from the coding sequence ATGATTATACACAAGGTACGGGGTTGCGTGCTTACCCGAATGCTCGGCGCAATAGCGGCGATAGCCCTCATCGGGGTCCCGCTCGCATCAGCTGAGAATTCCTCACAGCCTGGCCAGCCGTCGTCGCCGCATGTCGCGATGAACCATCAGCTGCCAGGTTGGGCTGAGAAACTCAAAGGCCAGACGATCGTCGAAGATGCGATGGGCGGCAAGCCCACACGTGCTGCGATGGTTGAACAGCAGCATCAGCGGATCATGGAGCATATGGCCCAGGATCCCCAAATGCAGGGTGTCAACACGGGGATGTACAACACCTCCTCCATGATGCATCAATATGGAGCAGGTGGACAGGACATGCTCCTCGTATCCGATCCTCGAGTGGAGCCGGTGGCGATGACCGGTGGCGGGAAATGTCCTGCCACGGCTCCGGTGAAGCAGTACAATATCTCCACGATCAACGTCGAAATTACTCTCAATCAGTGGCTCGACTTCTATCCAGGCTACATGTATGTGCTGGACGAGGATCTCGATAAGGTGCGCGCCGAAGAAGCCAAGAACAAGGAAGCCCGAGAGAAGGACGGGTTCGATCCTGGTGCCGTGATTCCAGGCGTGCAGGCTCAGTGGATTCAGCCCCTCGTATTCCGCGGGAACCAGGGCGATTGCATCAAGATAAAGCTCTCGAACAAGCTGGAAGAGGGAAGTGGGCCGGTCAGTCTGCATATCCATGGATCGAGTATGGTTGTGAGTGCCACCGGAGCTGCGGCGACGACAACCAACCCCGATTCAGTCGTCGAAGAGAAGAAGACCGGCGAGTTCGAGTGGTATCTCCACCCGAACATCCAGGAAGGTGTCCGCCAATTTCATACCTATGCCCAAGATCGTGAGTTGACGGTGATGGGTTTGTTCGGCGCGTTCGTCGTCGAGCCTCGCGGATCGAGTTATCTGGAGCCGCTTGGCGCAGGGGATCCCACGCCGGCCTCCAGCGGTTGGCAAACAATCATTAAGAACGGGACCGGCCCTGATTTCCGCGAGTTTGTGCTGATCTATCATGAAATCGGCGACGAGGCCTTCCGCCCGCTCAATAAGAAGGGTGACTTCCTGCCCCAGCGCGATCCGTTGACCGATACCTATCGTCCAGGTGGCCGTGCAATCAACTATCGCAGCGAGCCGTTCGGCATCAACAACATGCACCTGCAGCACGAATATTTCGGGTTCGAAGACGAGTCGATGGGCTACAGTTCTTATACGTTCGGCGATCCCTCCCCGACGATTCCTCGTTCCTACATTGGCGATCCGGCCAAGTTCCGTTTGGTGCACGGTGGTTCGGAAGTCTTTCATTCGCATCATCCACACGGTGGCACTATCCGGTGGCCGCGCAGCCCGCGGGCGATCGACGACATGAACCTCTGGGCAACCGCAGGGAACGGGCCGGTCAAGTATCCGGTGATTCGTGCCAAGACAGACCGGGTTGACGTTGAGGTCATCGGGCCTTCCGAAGCGCTCGACCTCGAGACCGAGTGCGGCTCAGGCCTTTGCCAGCAGCTGGCTGGCGACTTCCTCTTTCATTGCCATGTGGCCCACCATTATGTGTCAGGGATGTGGGGCTATTGGCGTGTCTACAACACCATCCAACAGGGAGACCTGCGGAACGACGTGATGCCGGATCTGCGCGAGTTGCCGGATCGCAAGGGCCGGATCAGGACTCCCATCTCGTCGGACAAGCTTATCGGTCAGACGGTCGATTGGTTCGGTAAGGCATTTAGAATCATCGACAAAGGCAAGAGCAACTGGGCCACGAACCCTGCCGTCATCACGATCAAGGATTGGGTAGAGATGCAGATGCCGACGATGGGCAAGCCTGGTCACAAAGACGATGAGAAGGGTCAGCTCGTGTCCTACGATGCCACGGTCCTGGACTGGGCCTGGGAAGGCAATCGTGCCATGAGTGAGAAGGAGAGCACGACCGACAATCCCAAGTATAAGTCTACTCATCCAGGTAAGCGGCATCCGATCATGTTTGAGCCGTTGACCGGCAAGGTGGCCTGGCCGCATCTCACGCCACATTTCGGCAAGCGGGTGATGTTCTCTCCGAATCACTCGGGTGCGCCGTGGCTGGAGATGATCCGTCGAGAAGTGAATGGTGATGAGAGCATTGATCAGGCGAAGCCCGGTGAGAACGGCGTCTGGAGCCTCTGTCCGGAGAATGCAGGACGGAAGGATTACAATGTTCACTTTATCAAGCTGCCGATCAAGATTGCCAAGGCTCAGGGTAAGGAGCCCCCGGTGATCGATCCGAACGGACTGATTTACGTGCTCCATGAAGAAGAGGCGGCCATCCGGGCTAACGACGATCTCAAGTATCCGTTGGTCGTGCGGGGAAACATCTACGACTGCGTCGATTGGACCCTGACTAGTGAATGGGACGACGACGATTTCACGAACTTCCAGTCGTCGAAGATCAACACGCACTGGCATTTCCTCCAGTTCGATAACCAAGCGTCAGACGGGGTGATCACCGGCTTCTCCTACGAACAGTCGGTTCGCCCGTTCACAATGCTGGAGAAGAAGAACAAGAAAGGATTGCCTCTTCCGATGAACACGGTGCTGACTGCGCCTGTGAAAAAAGGCGCAGCCTCGATCACCGTCAAGAATGCAGGCCAGTACCATGTCGGTACCCTGATCTTGGTGGGCGCCGATAATGTCAAGGGTAATGAAATCGCCCGGATCAAGAGTATCAAGGGTAGTACGATCGCCTTGACAAAGGGACTGAAGAACGATCACCCGGCGAACGACATCGTGACGGTTGAGTTTGTTCGGCAGCGTTTCTGGGTCGATGCGGACGTGGGCACCGTGTTCTGGCATGACCACGCATTCGGCGCGACCACCTGGCCGCATGGCGGGTTCGGAACCTTTATTGCTGAACCGGTAGGATCAACCTATCACGATCCGAAGACCGGGAAGCCGATCCGTAGCGGACCAATCGCAGACATTCGCACAGTCGAGCCGGTCGGCTATGGGGTGAACAACAGTTTCCGTGAGTTGATGGTGCAGGTACACGATACTGTGCCGCACACCGTCAACATCGTAACTGCGGGCAATCCGCCTGGGCAGCCGATAGAAGTGGCGCTTGAGGCAGGTAAGACTGTGTCGTTCATGATGCCGGAGAAGATTTATATGACCCCGATGCCGTTCCTGAACGGCGGGACCCATACGACCGGCAGCGGGTTGAACTTCAGGGCCGGTCCGATCGCCCAACGATTGGCGACCAATCCAGACGTATCACAGGCGTTCAATAGCCAGATCCATGGTGATCCCTACACCCCTCTCCTGAGGGCGTATGTCGGAGATACGATGGTGTTTCGGTTGTTGCATACATTGATGAACGAGACGATGACCTGGACCCTTGCCGGCCATACATTCTTGAGCGAGCGGTATGCCGGCGATGCGAACCGGAAGAATTCGATGCATGTCGGGATCGCAGAGCGGTACGACCTCGTGGTGCCGCAAGCCGGGGGACCGAGGTTGCAAGCAGGTGACTATATCCACTTCAATGGACGGTCGTCGAAGCTTTCTGAAGGCGCCTGGGGCATTCTCCGTGTCTATGACAAGGAGCAGGCTGATTTGAAGAAGCTCCCGGCCGGTTTCTCCAACAAGGGGGAAATTCCTAAGGCGCTGCCGGTCTGCCCTGCAGACGCGCCAGTGAAGACCTTCAACGTCGTGGCCTTGGATTATCCAGCCATGAAGTTCAACGCGAAGGCCCCGGATGCCATTGAGGTGGACTTCGAGCGGACGATCCAAATCAGTAATCCTGAAGCGAAGATCTATGCCTTGGAGGAGGACACGGCAAAAGTGGCCAGCGGTGCGCATCCGATGCCTCTTACGCTTCGCGTGAATATCGGCGATTGCGTCAAGGTCAATCTGAAAAACAAGATGAAGGAGGGTAAGGCCTCTTTCTCCGCGATCGGGCTGGCCTTCGATCCCAAGGATTCCATGGGTGCCAACGTCGGTAACAACCAGGGCGATCAGACGATCGCACCTGGTGCCGAGCGAACCTATACCTACTACGCGGATCCATTCAATGGTGAGACCACGTCGTTGGTGTGGGATTGGGGTAATGTAATGACGAATCCACGCAACGGGCTGTTCGGAGCCGTGGTGGTCGGTCCGAAGGGATCCAAGTATCGGGACCCGAAAACCGGTGCAGATCTCACGAACAAGAATGCCTGGGCCGCCGATGTGATCATCGATCGTTCGGTCCCCGGTAACGAGATGCGGGCTAATTATCGCGACGTGGCGTTGTTCTTCCAAGACGAAGACAACATTATCGGCACGAGTTTTATGCCCTATGTGCAAAACGTGGCGGGTCTGACAGGTGTCAACTATCGGTCGGAGCCGTATAAGTATCGCGAAGAGCAGGGATGCTCGCTGGGCAAGATGTTCCAGCCTTGCAAGGTTGGCAAGCCGGAGGACCCATCGACACCCGTGATTGAAGCGCACTCGGGGGACCCGGTGCGGATTCATGTGATCGGGGCGAGCAATGAGCAGAACGGGATGTTCAGCGTTGAAAAGCATGAGTGGCCGATCGAGCCCTTCATGCGCGGCGCGGATCTCATCAGCGTGGTCGAGTTTGCCGGTTCGGAAGTGCTCGATGCGTTTCTGCCGTCGGCCGGAGGACCCTATCGTTTGCCCGGCGACTATGTGTACAGCAACCAGCGGTTGCCGTACTCCCAGTCTGGGCAATGGGGCTATGTCCGCGTGTTGCCGTCAGGCGATACACGGCTGCTGCCTCTCACCGGCGCAGGTGCCAGCATGAAGAGTGCATCGGTTGAGCCACCAGTACAGGTCATTCCGGTCGCAGCGAAGTAA
- a CDS encoding HEAT repeat domain-containing protein, with amino-acid sequence MRELFMRSRSYRWSFPAAVACFVLLGGADQLLFAAGASSVPKEIQEAFDTQQYAQVLERLGKLGKEQGMAPDLHRLKIRSLLKLGNPKDALGEYDKLERSLKQDDLPLLREVALGFIVVLVKDMREQMRGAAYTALKEVDGDDMIPYFEDGLSDGSGPVRALAVEGLGRSEMGRKSARLRTAIEDQAGLVKARVVKTLGKTGDPGVMPLVEAATKDELTTVRIAAYGALIRLGKKEVWAELQKAAASLNPEDRADAIRTMAELKDHRGAPVMMEALTYKQPSVRGAAARGLGHLGYTEARGSIEQLLKDPVPAVRESAVTGLAELGGSESVSALNKALSDGSHTVRASAVAALLQLGQPYSTVAATAQSLAQQNDMAMRASVAYALGKATGANTPGAVSLLTSLTADPLPGPKIVALRSLGHVGDRELLPLLKDALHDANDAVRATAAGALLHLVQQKK; translated from the coding sequence ATGCGTGAACTGTTCATGCGCAGTCGGTCTTATCGCTGGAGTTTTCCGGCTGCAGTTGCATGCTTCGTCCTGTTGGGTGGAGCGGATCAGTTGCTGTTCGCTGCGGGGGCCTCATCTGTTCCGAAAGAAATCCAGGAAGCGTTTGATACACAACAGTACGCACAGGTGCTTGAGCGATTGGGCAAGTTGGGGAAGGAGCAGGGTATGGCTCCGGACCTTCACCGGCTGAAGATTCGCTCATTGCTCAAGCTCGGGAATCCCAAGGATGCGCTCGGTGAGTACGACAAACTGGAACGCTCACTCAAGCAAGATGATCTCCCCCTCCTTCGAGAGGTGGCATTGGGGTTCATCGTCGTATTGGTGAAGGACATGCGTGAACAAATGCGCGGAGCTGCCTACACGGCACTCAAGGAAGTAGACGGTGACGACATGATTCCCTATTTTGAAGATGGCTTGAGCGATGGGTCGGGGCCAGTCCGTGCGCTCGCCGTTGAAGGGCTCGGCCGATCAGAAATGGGAAGGAAGTCGGCAAGATTGCGTACAGCGATTGAGGATCAAGCAGGGTTGGTGAAGGCGCGCGTAGTGAAAACGCTCGGAAAAACTGGGGATCCAGGAGTGATGCCGTTAGTCGAGGCGGCGACAAAGGACGAACTCACCACGGTTCGTATCGCGGCGTACGGCGCACTGATCAGGCTTGGCAAGAAAGAGGTTTGGGCCGAACTGCAGAAGGCCGCTGCCTCGCTCAACCCAGAGGATCGCGCTGATGCGATTCGCACGATGGCCGAGTTGAAAGACCATCGAGGCGCCCCCGTCATGATGGAGGCCTTGACTTACAAACAACCCTCCGTTCGTGGCGCTGCAGCCAGAGGGCTCGGGCATCTTGGATACACAGAGGCGAGAGGATCGATTGAGCAGTTATTGAAAGATCCTGTGCCCGCCGTTCGTGAGTCTGCGGTGACAGGGTTGGCGGAATTGGGAGGATCGGAATCGGTTTCCGCACTGAACAAGGCACTCAGCGATGGGAGCCATACCGTGCGCGCTTCGGCAGTTGCCGCGTTACTTCAACTCGGCCAGCCTTACTCAACGGTGGCCGCTACGGCGCAATCGCTGGCGCAACAAAACGATATGGCTATGCGTGCGTCTGTAGCCTATGCCCTTGGGAAGGCGACGGGAGCCAATACGCCTGGGGCGGTGTCCCTCTTAACCAGCTTGACAGCGGATCCGCTTCCCGGTCCAAAAATTGTAGCCCTTCGATCCCTCGGGCATGTGGGGGATCGTGAGCTTCTTCCCCTCCTGAAGGACGCGCTCCACGATGCGAATGATGCCGTGCGGGCCACCGCGGCAGGGGCACTGCTGCATCTCGTTCAACAGAAAAAATAG
- a CDS encoding carboxypeptidase regulatory-like domain-containing protein, giving the protein MAGMLAAISVGAESSSAYDVMDVQHGGTVQGTVRLDGDVPEPKGFNLITFPDPAYCGRISNGRGWRLLHDFVVNQRGGLKDAIVLLEGVKAGKPFELSVPLIEARDCQFSPFITIVRNGHAVEVVNMDPVMHDIQGYETSIEAGARVLFNTPLVMNHQHRRGDIHAMHNHAPGKSLVGPLYLNRGRRTFYMQCGFHAYMESWAMAVNNPYYTLTDESGAFSIENIPPGTYQLVVWHPQTGPGLTKIVTVQPEGKLVEQLSLLAPKGNRSAYKVMDNPRFGPETLGYAVDIQPLVEHQH; this is encoded by the coding sequence ATGGCGGGCATGCTTGCGGCCATATCGGTCGGCGCGGAATCGTCATCGGCTTACGACGTCATGGATGTTCAGCACGGAGGGACAGTCCAGGGGACGGTGAGGCTCGATGGCGACGTGCCGGAACCCAAAGGCTTCAACCTCATTACGTTTCCCGATCCAGCTTATTGCGGCCGGATTTCCAATGGACGAGGTTGGCGACTCCTTCATGATTTTGTGGTGAATCAGCGGGGTGGGTTGAAAGATGCCATTGTGTTGCTGGAAGGTGTGAAGGCCGGCAAACCGTTCGAGCTCTCAGTCCCCCTGATTGAAGCGCGGGATTGTCAATTTTCTCCCTTCATAACCATCGTTCGGAACGGCCACGCTGTGGAAGTCGTCAATATGGATCCGGTGATGCACGATATCCAAGGCTATGAGACTTCGATCGAAGCCGGCGCCCGTGTGTTATTCAACACGCCCTTGGTCATGAATCATCAGCACCGCCGCGGCGACATCCATGCGATGCACAACCATGCACCGGGTAAGTCGTTGGTCGGGCCGCTGTATTTGAACAGAGGGCGGCGGACGTTCTATATGCAATGCGGCTTCCACGCCTACATGGAAAGTTGGGCCATGGCCGTCAATAATCCCTACTACACACTGACCGATGAGAGCGGGGCGTTTTCTATCGAGAACATCCCTCCTGGCACCTATCAGTTAGTGGTGTGGCATCCTCAGACCGGCCCGGGCCTCACCAAGATTGTTACAGTCCAGCCGGAAGGTAAACTGGTCGAGCAGCTTTCCCTCCTCGCTCCGAAAGGAAACCGTTCTGCCTACAAGGTGATGGACAATCCCCGCTTCGGTCCGGAAACGCTGGGGTACGCAGTCGATATTCAGCCGCTCGTCGAGCATCAGCACTGA
- a CDS encoding formylglycine-generating enzyme family protein: MVIGGAVHALDVADVVREWTPEGKKLAAERVKLPAHDEMVLIPAGSFTMGSDRKIDRNAYPAEFPQRKVYLDAYEIDKFEVTTVQFLKFILAKDLPPLIDWQYDGGNFQETMVNHPVMHVSWADADAYCAWAGKRLPTEAEWEKAARGEDGRIYPWGNQPAGLSRSNFGRTGLSGPVRDRPERLLLYPPIISVDKYDNAVSPFGLFQMAGNVAEWVADWYDPKYYATAPDKNPKGPEQGTQRSFRGGGWIDSTPSVRTAQRNGTDPSTKMNWMGFRCARDVKDATGLQG; this comes from the coding sequence ATGGTCATAGGCGGCGCGGTTCACGCATTGGACGTGGCTGACGTCGTCCGGGAATGGACCCCTGAAGGGAAGAAACTTGCCGCCGAAAGGGTGAAACTGCCGGCTCACGACGAGATGGTCCTTATTCCGGCCGGTTCGTTCACCATGGGGAGCGACAGGAAGATAGACCGCAATGCCTATCCCGCAGAGTTTCCCCAACGGAAGGTCTATCTGGACGCCTACGAGATCGACAAATTCGAAGTGACCACCGTGCAATTTCTGAAGTTCATCCTCGCGAAGGATCTGCCGCCCCTCATCGACTGGCAGTATGACGGTGGTAATTTCCAGGAGACCATGGTCAATCATCCTGTGATGCACGTGTCGTGGGCCGATGCCGATGCCTACTGCGCGTGGGCGGGCAAACGGCTTCCGACCGAAGCTGAGTGGGAGAAGGCGGCGCGTGGGGAAGATGGGCGGATTTATCCCTGGGGCAATCAGCCGGCAGGCCTCTCGCGTTCGAACTTCGGCCGGACCGGTTTGTCTGGTCCGGTACGCGATCGTCCCGAACGGCTCTTGCTCTATCCACCGATCATTTCTGTGGATAAATACGACAACGCGGTGAGTCCATTCGGCTTGTTCCAGATGGCGGGTAACGTGGCCGAATGGGTGGCCGACTGGTATGACCCCAAGTACTACGCAACCGCGCCGGATAAGAATCCCAAGGGGCCGGAGCAGGGAACGCAGCGGAGCTTCCGTGGCGGTGGTTGGATCGACAGCACGCCGAGTGTGCGGACCGCTCAACGGAACGGGACTGATCCCAGTACCAAGATGAACTGGATGGGTTTCCGCTGCGCGCGGGATGTGAAAGACGCAACGGGTTTGCAAGGCTGA